In Halorubrum sp. PV6, a single window of DNA contains:
- a CDS encoding CapA family protein: protein MRTRRTVLASSVAGLAGCAVLPAGRRTNDGADRDDHVAADIDARLGFVGDLMLGRSVNERWTSDGVHPKDIWGSTRSRLQELDALVGNLECCVSDRGTRWPDKVYYFRADPEFAVSALEAAGTGFVSLANNHVLDYGERALRDTTQHLADAAIAHAGAGTDRDAALEPAVFEAGGLTVAAFGLTDQAPEFGAGASTPGTAFAPLNPFAPATRSLVTEILDRAAKHEPDLVVASLHWGPNWETEPRGVHERFGRWLVEQGVDVVHGHSAHVLQGVEVYRGCPIIYDAGDFVDDYVSYRDREGVFNKRSALFEVVVRDGDLAELVVEPTEIVDEAATLADDGVAEWVRETLAERSAALGTEVNRRSGETVIPLGDA from the coding sequence ATGCGAACGCGTCGGACCGTGCTGGCGTCGAGCGTCGCCGGACTCGCCGGCTGCGCCGTGCTACCGGCCGGTCGGCGCACAAATGACGGGGCGGACCGCGACGACCACGTCGCCGCCGACATCGACGCACGCCTCGGGTTCGTCGGCGACCTCATGCTCGGACGGAGCGTCAACGAGCGGTGGACTTCGGACGGCGTCCACCCGAAAGACATCTGGGGCTCGACGCGCTCGCGACTGCAAGAACTCGACGCGCTCGTTGGGAATCTCGAATGTTGCGTCTCAGATCGCGGCACGCGCTGGCCCGACAAGGTGTACTACTTCCGAGCGGACCCGGAGTTCGCTGTTTCCGCTTTGGAGGCCGCGGGAACCGGATTCGTCTCGCTCGCGAACAACCACGTGCTCGACTACGGCGAGCGCGCGCTCCGAGACACCACCCAGCATCTCGCCGACGCGGCAATCGCGCACGCCGGCGCCGGAACGGACCGAGACGCGGCGCTTGAACCCGCGGTCTTCGAGGCGGGCGGGCTGACCGTCGCCGCCTTCGGCCTTACCGATCAAGCGCCGGAGTTCGGCGCCGGGGCGTCGACGCCGGGGACCGCGTTCGCGCCGCTCAACCCCTTCGCGCCCGCGACGCGCTCGCTCGTCACCGAAATTCTCGACCGCGCAGCGAAACACGAACCCGACCTCGTCGTCGCCTCGTTACACTGGGGGCCGAACTGGGAAACCGAACCGCGCGGAGTTCACGAGCGGTTCGGCCGGTGGCTCGTGGAGCAGGGCGTCGACGTGGTCCACGGCCACAGCGCACACGTGCTGCAGGGCGTCGAGGTGTACCGGGGGTGCCCGATCATCTACGACGCCGGTGACTTCGTCGACGACTACGTCAGCTACCGAGACCGCGAGGGCGTCTTCAACAAGCGGAGCGCGCTCTTCGAGGTGGTCGTGCGCGACGGCGACCTCGCGGAACTCGTCGTCGAGCCGACCGAAATCGTCGACGAGGCGGCGACGCTCGCTGACGACGGCGTCGCCGAGTGGGTCCGTGAGACGCTCGCCGAGCGGTCTGCCGCGTTGGGCACGGAGGTCAACCGACGGAGCGGCGAGACAGTGATCCCGCTCGGAGACGCGTAG
- the aglG gene encoding glucosyl-dolichyl phosphate glucuronosyltransferase: protein MKVSVVVCTYTMDRYDVFTEAVESALAQTYDPIEVVLVIDGNPDVYERAVEDFGDRENVVISDNDENQGISYSRTRGAELASGEIVAFIDDDGVAEEDWIENLVDVYEETDAIAVGGDVRPNWQGKRPDFFPEEFYWLVGCVEPGFAEDGEEVRNTYGSNISYRRDAFLEVGGYDPNTGRKGDKHLQAHEAPVGIRLLEEFGQGMVYTEDAVVHHTLFEYRGEFRWLVFRSFWQGYSKRVMDLLYPNAPDAKGDYLKWLLTDRVPRRLEGLVRSPSAAAVTQLGAIGAFTAAVGLGYLYAIATPDLVGKANQ, encoded by the coding sequence ATGAAGGTCTCCGTCGTCGTCTGCACGTATACGATGGATCGCTACGACGTGTTCACGGAGGCCGTCGAGAGCGCGCTGGCGCAGACGTACGACCCGATCGAGGTTGTGCTCGTGATTGACGGCAATCCCGACGTGTACGAGCGGGCGGTCGAGGATTTCGGTGACCGCGAGAACGTCGTTATTTCCGACAACGACGAAAATCAGGGCATCTCCTACAGTCGGACGCGAGGCGCGGAGCTGGCGTCTGGGGAGATCGTCGCGTTCATCGACGACGATGGCGTGGCCGAGGAGGATTGGATAGAGAACCTCGTCGACGTGTACGAGGAGACAGACGCGATCGCGGTCGGCGGCGACGTGCGCCCGAACTGGCAGGGCAAGCGGCCGGACTTCTTCCCCGAAGAGTTCTACTGGCTCGTCGGCTGTGTCGAGCCTGGATTCGCCGAGGACGGCGAGGAAGTCCGAAACACGTACGGGTCGAACATCTCGTACCGGCGAGATGCCTTTCTTGAGGTCGGCGGGTACGACCCGAACACGGGGCGGAAGGGTGACAAGCATCTACAGGCGCACGAGGCGCCCGTCGGAATTCGGCTGCTGGAGGAGTTCGGACAAGGGATGGTGTACACCGAGGACGCCGTGGTGCACCACACGCTGTTCGAGTACCGTGGCGAGTTCCGGTGGCTGGTGTTCCGGTCGTTCTGGCAGGGGTACTCCAAGCGTGTGATGGACCTTCTGTATCCCAACGCGCCTGACGCTAAGGGGGACTATTTGAAGTGGTTACTGACCGATCGAGTGCCGCGACGTCTGGAGGGGTTAGTCCGGTCACCGTCGGCCGCCGCGGTGACACAGCTCGGAGCGATCGGAGCGTTTACCGCGGCCGTCGGACTCGGGTATCTGTACGCGATCGCGACGCCGGATCTGGTCGGGAAAGCGAATCAGTAG
- a CDS encoding AbrB/MazE/SpoVT family DNA-binding domain-containing protein has translation MSNTESERVVSVSSRGQATIPKEFREELGIDTPGRVKFVRTEEGDIVVRPIRSVTDLRGILEDKTDDQGRSATERLLEERETDNASEAALRQRYTGDGEGDA, from the coding sequence ATGAGTAACACAGAGTCTGAAAGAGTGGTGTCCGTGTCGTCGCGAGGACAAGCGACCATCCCGAAAGAGTTTCGCGAGGAGTTGGGTATCGACACGCCTGGCCGTGTGAAGTTCGTTCGGACCGAGGAGGGAGACATCGTTGTGCGCCCTATCCGGTCGGTTACAGACCTGCGTGGGATTCTGGAAGACAAAACCGACGATCAGGGGCGCTCTGCGACCGAGCGCCTTCTGGAGGAACGCGAAACCGACAACGCCAGCGAAGCGGCGTTGCGGCAACGCTACACCGGTGACGGCGAGGGAGACGCGTGA
- a CDS encoding oligosaccharyl transferase, archaeosortase A system-associated, with protein MSEQTDSVGDNEGSTLDVLQRWYHVPLLLGAVVFMLWTRLRSYGNFVRNGEVYFRGNDAWYHFRETSYLLENWPGTLPFDVWTGFPVGRSAGQFGTLWDHIMAVGVWIARPIMGSTEEVMLIMAPIAGTLVAIPTYFIARRFVDRFAAIVAVGVLALLPGTFFSYSLVGFPDHSAAEVLFQSLAVLAFLVAFAVAEREAPVWELVVDRDWDAITRPAAYAAAAGVALGLYMWTWQPGVLMVGFTGVFLAIKITSDVYHDTSPEPIAFAGAVSMGVAGLMQVIPLDNFSFGVTSYSLTQVILPLGVAVGSTFLAWLAREWESRGLDTTSYPPAVGGLIIASAGVVWLAIPALWSTLTSNLLNFVGFSAGATFRTIGEGQPPLQSTDFTSFVLSQYGLAFFLALAAVLYILARPLYRSKDINHTLYIPTALAVVGTVYAVPQAYDAIGGLVGVSWQVIGLIIAAGFLVGATFLVEYDTEELYFVVWAAFIGSAAFTQVRFNYYLAVIVAVGAAYFLQAALDAISLRSLNDVRSIEGWQAMVAVALVVVLIVPLVAMATPVWAAGANTGPGGVVQWDDSLQWMNDETPTPGELEGADNPMELYGTYERPADGDFEYPEGAYGVQSWWDYGHWITTRAERIPNANPFQQNAGEAADYLLAPSEEASREVLASQSTEGESTRYVMVDRQMASPNSKFGAPVTFYSGNETRSDFNRVLYQQTQQGGFRTIMQVNTQRYHESQMIRLYEHYGSAVDPKPVVVDWETTSVSAQGQQAAVNTIPVDPQTTVRQFDNMTAAREYVEEDGSAQIGGISNLPSERVEALEHHRLVHASQALGQSASARQVQLLSQLVSEGTNTESILGESRFAAVRDNFVKTFERVPGATIEGSGADAGDEVRATVQMQKPSGQTFTYTQYAEANTDGEFELTVPYSTTGYDEFGPENGYTNTSVRAVGPYQLSTGLSVENGTPSLQRGQVNVTEAQVVGTDTAPATVELETTTLGDSETNSTNTSATDSESVDTTNETTTTSSVGAPSLLASDMTSVAKPAQTATAIGSLTALIPTA; from the coding sequence ATGAGCGAGCAAACCGACTCCGTCGGAGACAATGAGGGATCGACTCTCGACGTTCTCCAGCGGTGGTACCACGTCCCGCTCCTCCTCGGGGCTGTGGTTTTCATGTTGTGGACCCGTCTCCGTTCGTACGGCAACTTCGTTCGAAACGGCGAGGTGTACTTCCGCGGCAACGACGCGTGGTACCACTTCCGCGAGACGAGCTACCTCCTTGAGAATTGGCCAGGCACGCTCCCGTTCGATGTCTGGACCGGTTTTCCTGTCGGCCGATCGGCCGGGCAGTTCGGCACACTGTGGGACCACATCATGGCCGTCGGCGTCTGGATTGCCCGCCCGATCATGGGTAGCACCGAAGAGGTCATGCTTATCATGGCCCCAATCGCTGGCACGCTAGTCGCGATCCCGACCTACTTCATCGCGCGTCGGTTCGTTGATCGCTTCGCCGCGATCGTCGCTGTCGGTGTCCTTGCGCTCCTGCCGGGCACCTTCTTCAGCTACAGTCTTGTCGGCTTCCCAGACCACAGCGCGGCCGAGGTCCTCTTCCAGAGTCTCGCTGTCCTCGCGTTCCTCGTCGCCTTTGCGGTCGCCGAGCGCGAGGCGCCGGTCTGGGAGCTCGTTGTCGATCGAGACTGGGACGCGATCACACGCCCTGCTGCGTACGCGGCCGCCGCGGGCGTCGCGCTCGGCCTCTACATGTGGACGTGGCAGCCCGGCGTCCTCATGGTAGGGTTTACAGGTGTCTTCCTCGCGATCAAGATCACGAGCGACGTGTATCACGACACGAGTCCTGAGCCGATCGCTTTTGCGGGTGCAGTGTCGATGGGCGTCGCTGGACTCATGCAAGTGATTCCGCTCGATAATTTCTCGTTCGGTGTCACCAGCTACTCGCTCACACAGGTTATTCTCCCACTTGGCGTCGCGGTCGGTTCTACCTTCCTCGCGTGGCTCGCCCGTGAGTGGGAGTCACGCGGTCTCGACACCACGAGTTATCCGCCTGCAGTCGGCGGCCTTATCATTGCGTCTGCAGGCGTCGTCTGGCTCGCGATCCCCGCGTTGTGGTCGACGCTTACAAGTAACCTCCTGAACTTTGTTGGATTCAGCGCGGGCGCCACCTTCCGCACCATCGGCGAAGGCCAACCCCCGCTCCAAAGTACCGACTTCACCAGCTTCGTCCTCTCCCAATACGGCCTCGCCTTCTTCCTCGCACTCGCCGCAGTCCTCTACATTCTCGCGCGACCCCTCTACCGCTCTAAAGACATCAACCACACCCTCTACATCCCAACCGCACTCGCCGTGGTCGGCACCGTCTACGCAGTCCCCCAAGCGTACGACGCCATCGGCGGCCTCGTCGGTGTGAGCTGGCAGGTGATCGGTCTCATCATCGCTGCTGGGTTCCTCGTCGGCGCGACTTTCCTCGTCGAGTACGACACCGAAGAGCTCTACTTCGTCGTCTGGGCGGCGTTCATCGGCAGCGCCGCCTTCACGCAGGTCCGCTTTAATTACTACCTCGCCGTGATCGTCGCGGTCGGCGCGGCGTACTTTCTCCAAGCCGCGCTCGACGCAATCAGCCTCCGGTCGCTCAACGACGTTCGCTCCATCGAGGGGTGGCAGGCGATGGTCGCTGTCGCCTTAGTCGTCGTCCTCATCGTGCCGCTGGTCGCGATGGCCACCCCTGTCTGGGCCGCCGGCGCGAACACCGGCCCTGGCGGCGTCGTCCAGTGGGACGACAGCCTCCAGTGGATGAACGACGAGACGCCCACGCCGGGCGAACTCGAAGGCGCCGACAACCCCATGGAGCTGTACGGCACCTACGAGCGACCGGCCGACGGCGACTTCGAGTACCCCGAGGGCGCGTACGGCGTGCAGTCGTGGTGGGACTACGGTCACTGGATCACCACGCGCGCCGAGCGCATCCCGAACGCGAACCCGTTCCAGCAGAACGCGGGCGAAGCGGCGGACTACCTCCTCGCACCGAGCGAAGAGGCGTCCCGTGAGGTCCTCGCCAGCCAAAGCACCGAAGGCGAAAGCACTCGCTACGTGATGGTTGACCGTCAGATGGCGTCGCCGAACTCCAAATTCGGTGCGCCCGTCACGTTCTACTCGGGCAACGAGACGCGCTCTGATTTTAACCGCGTGCTCTATCAGCAGACCCAGCAGGGCGGGTTCCGGACGATTATGCAGGTGAACACCCAGCGCTATCACGAAAGCCAGATGATTCGCCTGTATGAACACTACGGCAGCGCGGTCGATCCCAAGCCAGTCGTCGTTGACTGGGAGACGACATCCGTGAGTGCACAGGGTCAACAGGCTGCGGTAAACACCATCCCAGTTGACCCACAGACTACCGTCCGGCAGTTTGATAATATGACTGCAGCACGCGAGTACGTTGAGGAGGACGGCAGCGCCCAGATCGGCGGCATCAGCAATCTACCCTCCGAGCGCGTTGAGGCGCTTGAACACCACCGGCTCGTCCACGCCTCACAGGCACTCGGGCAGTCGGCGTCGGCCCGGCAGGTACAACTCCTCTCACAGCTCGTGTCCGAAGGCACCAACACCGAATCCATCCTCGGTGAATCCAGGTTCGCGGCCGTCCGAGACAACTTCGTGAAGACGTTCGAGCGGGTTCCGGGGGCGACGATCGAGGGCTCTGGTGCCGACGCTGGCGACGAAGTGCGAGCAACCGTCCAGATGCAGAAACCCTCTGGCCAAACGTTCACCTACACGCAGTACGCTGAGGCCAACACCGATGGTGAGTTCGAGCTCACAGTGCCGTACTCCACGACGGGGTATGATGAGTTTGGACCCGAGAACGGCTACACGAACACTAGCGTTCGCGCGGTTGGCCCGTATCAACTCTCGACTGGGCTCTCTGTTGAGAACGGCACACCGAGCCTGCAGCGTGGACAGGTGAACGTGACTGAAGCGCAGGTTGTCGGCACAGATACAGCACCGGCCACGGTCGAACTCGAAACAACAACACTCGGTGACAGTGAGACGAACAGCACAAACACGAGCGCTACCGATTCGGAATCAGTAGACACCACCAATGAGACGACCACAACGAGTTCTGTTGGCGCACCTTCGCTGCTCGCGTCCGACATGACCTCTGTGGCGAAACCCGCACAGACTGCCACCGCAATCGGTTCACTCACCGCGCTTATCCCTACCGCGTAG
- a CDS encoding winged helix-turn-helix domain-containing protein: MEAPLEEIEFLARSTNRVEVLQLLAARPHTRRELATATGASQATLGRILEDFAERSWVRRDGSEYVATATGELVADGVEALVSVLETEAKLRDVVAYLPTAELGFDLSHLADATVTVPTRTRPSAPLQRVLDAMADATTLQAFSHTLNEQSLATALDRVTAGEQTFEAVLSATAIEALAADDTLWSQLRALAESDDAEIRVRREEVPVAVTVTDGTVYLLVRDSGGILRASLHTDDPAVREWAADAFSGYWEAASPFDPAAFEE; encoded by the coding sequence ATGGAGGCCCCGCTCGAGGAGATCGAGTTTCTCGCCCGGTCGACGAACCGCGTCGAGGTGTTGCAGCTGCTCGCGGCGCGACCGCACACCCGGCGAGAGCTCGCGACGGCCACGGGGGCGTCACAGGCGACGCTGGGGCGGATTCTCGAAGACTTCGCCGAGCGCTCGTGGGTCAGACGCGACGGGAGCGAGTACGTCGCCACGGCCACCGGCGAACTCGTCGCCGACGGCGTCGAGGCGCTCGTGTCCGTCTTAGAGACCGAGGCGAAACTGCGGGACGTGGTGGCGTACCTGCCGACGGCGGAGCTCGGCTTCGATCTCAGCCACCTCGCCGACGCGACGGTGACGGTCCCGACGCGGACGCGCCCGAGCGCGCCGCTCCAGCGCGTCCTCGACGCGATGGCGGACGCGACGACGCTACAGGCGTTCTCGCACACGCTCAACGAGCAGAGCCTCGCGACGGCCCTCGACCGAGTGACCGCGGGCGAACAGACGTTCGAGGCCGTCCTCTCGGCCACCGCTATCGAGGCGCTCGCGGCCGACGACACCCTCTGGTCGCAACTGCGAGCGTTGGCCGAGAGCGACGACGCGGAGATCCGCGTCCGGCGCGAGGAGGTCCCGGTCGCGGTCACCGTCACCGACGGGACCGTCTACCTGCTCGTCCGGGACAGCGGCGGTATCCTGCGGGCGTCGCTCCACACCGACGACCCCGCGGTCCGCGAGTGGGCCGCAGACGCTTTTTCAGGCTATTGGGAGGCAGCGAGCCCCTTCGATCCGGCGGCCTTCGAGGAGTGA
- a CDS encoding DMT family transporter: MFTRRTGALFLVSAVLFGGTFVAAKAGLAHIPPLFFVAVRFDIGALVLAVFAATRLSWDELRPRTAGDVVGIVATGVIVIGLTNALLFVGQQYVSSGVAAVVFSLNPILTPVFAALLLSDDRLSARGFAGMALGLAGVALVADPDPSALSGGGLGVPLLFGAAVTSALGAVLIRRADATLSSTASTVWGVPLAAVLSHALSFGAGESVSGLSVPPVALAALLYVGVFSGAIAYLAYFALINETDATRANLLFYFVPVVSAVGGWALLGETLSVQSLAGFGVIFVGFLLVSGLARAPVRLLRQVVPARFVDDDPL, translated from the coding sequence GTGTTCACGCGACGCACCGGTGCGCTGTTTCTCGTCTCCGCCGTCCTCTTCGGCGGTACCTTCGTCGCGGCGAAGGCCGGGCTGGCACACATCCCGCCGCTGTTCTTCGTCGCCGTCCGGTTCGACATCGGCGCGCTCGTCCTCGCAGTGTTCGCGGCGACGCGGCTCTCGTGGGACGAGTTGCGCCCGCGGACCGCCGGCGACGTCGTCGGCATCGTCGCGACCGGCGTGATCGTCATCGGCCTGACGAACGCGTTGCTCTTCGTCGGCCAGCAGTACGTGTCGAGCGGCGTGGCAGCCGTCGTGTTCAGCCTGAACCCGATTCTGACCCCGGTGTTCGCCGCGCTCCTGCTCAGCGACGACCGCCTCTCCGCCCGCGGCTTCGCCGGCATGGCGCTCGGGCTGGCCGGCGTCGCGCTCGTCGCCGACCCCGACCCCTCGGCGCTTTCCGGCGGCGGCCTCGGCGTCCCGCTGCTGTTCGGCGCCGCCGTGACGAGCGCGCTCGGCGCCGTGCTGATCCGCCGTGCCGACGCGACCCTCTCGAGTACGGCGAGCACCGTCTGGGGCGTCCCGCTGGCGGCGGTCCTCTCGCACGCGCTGAGTTTCGGCGCCGGCGAGTCCGTCTCCGGGCTGTCGGTGCCGCCCGTCGCGCTCGCGGCGCTCCTGTACGTCGGCGTCTTCTCCGGGGCGATCGCCTACCTCGCGTACTTCGCGCTTATCAACGAGACCGACGCGACGCGCGCGAACCTCCTGTTTTACTTCGTCCCGGTCGTCTCCGCGGTGGGCGGCTGGGCGTTGCTGGGGGAGACGCTCTCGGTTCAGTCGCTGGCCGGATTCGGCGTCATCTTCGTCGGGTTCCTCCTCGTGAGCGGCCTCGCGAGGGCTCCGGTGCGCCTGCTCCGTCAGGTGGTCCCGGCGCGGTTCGTCGACGACGACCCGCTGTGA
- a CDS encoding NADP-dependent oxidoreductase, with amino-acid sequence MTNTNREWLLAERPAGEPDMDSFELHETDVPAPDPGELLVRTRYLSVDPYMRGRMRDVESYAEPWDVGDALRGGIVGEVVESESDAYDEGDLVTGEGRWADYATLDAGDVAPVDPSVADPEAYLGVLGMPGRTAYFGLLEVGEPKPGDTVVVSGAAGAVGSVVGQIAKRNGCRVVGFAGSDEKTAWLTEDLGFDAAINYKTTDDYRAALDEAAPDGVDVYFDNVGGPITDAVFTQLNLDARVAVCGQIAHYNDEEVPTGPRKLPQVIPIRARIEGLLVGDFATRFGEASEQLARWVATDELAHRETVVEGLENAPDAFLGLFSGDNIGKQVVRVSSPSSE; translated from the coding sequence GTGACGAACACCAACCGCGAGTGGCTTCTCGCCGAGCGACCGGCCGGCGAGCCCGACATGGACAGCTTCGAACTGCACGAGACGGACGTTCCCGCTCCCGATCCGGGCGAACTCCTCGTCCGGACCCGGTATCTCTCGGTCGACCCGTACATGCGCGGTCGGATGCGCGACGTCGAGTCGTACGCCGAGCCGTGGGACGTTGGCGACGCGCTCCGAGGCGGCATCGTCGGCGAAGTGGTCGAAAGCGAGAGCGACGCGTACGACGAAGGCGACCTCGTCACCGGCGAGGGGAGGTGGGCCGACTACGCGACCCTCGACGCCGGCGACGTGGCGCCCGTCGACCCGTCCGTCGCCGACCCCGAGGCCTACCTCGGCGTCCTCGGCATGCCCGGTCGGACCGCTTACTTCGGCCTGCTCGAGGTCGGCGAGCCCAAGCCCGGCGACACGGTGGTCGTCTCCGGCGCGGCGGGCGCGGTCGGCTCGGTCGTCGGCCAGATCGCCAAGCGCAACGGCTGTCGCGTCGTCGGGTTCGCCGGCAGCGACGAGAAGACGGCGTGGCTCACCGAGGATCTGGGCTTCGACGCCGCGATCAACTACAAGACGACCGACGACTACCGGGCCGCGCTCGACGAGGCGGCACCCGACGGCGTGGACGTGTACTTCGACAACGTCGGCGGGCCGATCACCGACGCCGTGTTCACGCAGTTGAACCTCGACGCGCGGGTCGCCGTCTGCGGACAGATCGCCCACTACAACGACGAGGAGGTCCCGACCGGCCCGCGGAAGCTCCCGCAGGTCATCCCCATCCGAGCGCGGATCGAGGGCCTGCTCGTCGGCGACTTCGCGACCCGGTTCGGCGAGGCCAGCGAGCAGCTCGCGCGCTGGGTCGCCACCGACGAGCTCGCACACCGCGAGACGGTCGTCGAGGGGTTGGAGAACGCTCCCGACGCCTTCCTCGGGCTCTTCTCGGGCGACAACATCGGCAAGCAGGTGGTGCGCGTGTCGTCGCCCAGCAGCGAGTAG
- a CDS encoding AbrB/MazE/SpoVT family DNA-binding domain-containing protein has translation MSEATLDGRGRLTLPIEIRERYGEHYHIVQLHDGIKLIPIEDNPLDALRSEFANVEKTAEELRQEARNAALDEAGR, from the coding sequence ATGTCCGAGGCGACGCTGGACGGTCGTGGACGCCTTACACTCCCAATAGAGATCCGAGAGCGGTACGGTGAACACTACCATATCGTCCAACTACACGACGGCATCAAGCTGATTCCAATCGAAGATAACCCACTCGATGCTCTCCGTTCGGAGTTTGCGAACGTTGAGAAGACGGCCGAAGAACTCCGCCAAGAAGCACGTAACGCAGCGTTGGACGAGGCAGGGCGCTGA
- a CDS encoding DUF368 domain-containing protein codes for MSGVRAWLTIYFKGIAMGSADAIPGVSGGTIALIVGIYERLIAAVTAVDPSRLRRLVVGVCSFNVPDARAAFREIDGAFLVVLLAGIGTAVVAVLSGVSYLLGTRPVATYGFFFGLIAASAAILFGDVELDTPRRQAAAIAGFALAFLASGYASTALGSSLPVVFVAGAVAVSAMILPGISGSLLLVVLGQYEYMSGKVSQALDGLTALATGDGPDALVATLPPVVAFLLGGVIGVFTIAHAVKYALSRARAATLAFLVSLIVGALRAPLVEVSVRLAASGETWRAAAPRFAVAAVAGAAMVLVLDRYSAAIEY; via the coding sequence ATGTCCGGGGTTCGCGCATGGCTTACCATCTATTTCAAGGGGATCGCGATGGGAAGCGCGGACGCCATCCCCGGCGTCTCCGGCGGCACCATCGCGCTCATCGTCGGCATCTACGAGCGGCTGATCGCGGCGGTCACCGCGGTCGACCCCTCGCGGCTCCGGCGGCTGGTCGTCGGCGTCTGCTCTTTCAACGTCCCGGACGCGCGCGCCGCGTTCCGCGAGATCGACGGCGCCTTCCTCGTCGTACTGCTCGCGGGTATCGGAACCGCAGTCGTCGCCGTGTTGAGCGGCGTCAGCTACCTGCTCGGCACCCGACCCGTCGCGACCTACGGCTTCTTCTTCGGCCTGATCGCGGCGAGCGCGGCGATCCTGTTCGGCGACGTCGAACTCGACACGCCGCGTCGGCAGGCGGCGGCCATCGCTGGGTTCGCGCTTGCGTTTCTCGCGTCGGGATACGCCTCGACGGCGCTCGGCAGCTCGCTCCCGGTCGTGTTCGTCGCCGGCGCGGTCGCCGTCAGCGCGATGATCCTTCCGGGCATCTCCGGGTCGCTGCTCCTCGTCGTCCTCGGGCAGTACGAGTACATGTCCGGAAAGGTGAGCCAAGCGCTCGACGGGCTCACCGCGTTGGCCACCGGCGACGGCCCCGACGCGCTCGTCGCGACGCTGCCCCCAGTCGTCGCCTTCCTCCTCGGTGGCGTCATCGGCGTGTTCACCATCGCACACGCCGTCAAATACGCGCTCTCACGCGCTCGGGCCGCGACGCTCGCCTTTCTGGTCAGTCTGATCGTCGGGGCGCTGCGAGCGCCCCTCGTCGAGGTGTCGGTCCGGTTGGCAGCGAGCGGCGAGACGTGGCGCGCGGCGGCGCCGCGATTCGCAGTTGCGGCGGTCGCTGGCGCAGCCATGGTTCTCGTCCTCGATCGGTACTCGGCAGCGATCGAGTACTGA
- a CDS encoding SHOCT domain-containing protein codes for MDDAVADGGRRESESDDETPLETIAAGAVTLLTLGVAFGLLALGNPFFWVAFPVGFGGGMPLAIGLARWYESKEKATGDGSTESQSDTDAALESLRNRYARGELDDEEFESRVERLLETESVAEASSSVRRRREAAEADEGAPTDDAVERERT; via the coding sequence ATGGACGACGCGGTCGCAGACGGCGGACGCCGCGAGAGCGAGAGCGACGACGAGACGCCCCTCGAAACGATCGCGGCGGGTGCCGTCACGCTCCTCACGCTCGGCGTCGCGTTCGGGTTGCTGGCGCTGGGAAACCCGTTCTTTTGGGTGGCGTTCCCGGTGGGTTTCGGCGGCGGGATGCCCTTGGCGATCGGGTTGGCGCGGTGGTACGAGTCGAAGGAGAAGGCGACCGGCGACGGTTCGACGGAATCGCAGAGCGACACCGACGCGGCGCTCGAATCGCTCCGGAACCGATACGCGCGGGGCGAACTGGACGACGAGGAGTTCGAGTCGCGCGTCGAACGACTGTTAGAGACCGAGTCGGTCGCCGAGGCGTCGTCCTCGGTCCGGCGTCGGAGGGAGGCGGCCGAAGCCGACGAGGGGGCTCCGACCGACGACGCCGTAGAGCGAGAGCGCACCTGA
- a CDS encoding PIN domain-containing protein codes for MTSGTEPPESIVSDAEPLIAYFCDDPGSDTVEAYVEAVEGAADGYISAVTLAEVHYIVRATDGEERADAVVDVLEQSGISRVDTEHTWPLVAEFKFSHAPALGDAFALGTAAHVDGTLLVGADDDYDSITEVPITRFRTEPA; via the coding sequence GTGACGAGCGGCACTGAACCGCCGGAGTCGATAGTCTCTGACGCCGAGCCACTCATCGCCTACTTCTGTGACGATCCGGGGAGCGACACCGTCGAAGCGTACGTCGAGGCCGTCGAGGGCGCAGCAGATGGGTATATATCTGCCGTTACTCTCGCCGAAGTTCATTATATCGTCCGAGCAACCGACGGCGAGGAACGTGCTGATGCCGTCGTCGATGTGCTTGAGCAAAGCGGCATCAGTCGAGTCGATACCGAACACACGTGGCCGTTGGTGGCCGAGTTCAAATTCAGCCACGCGCCGGCGCTCGGCGACGCCTTCGCGCTCGGGACCGCGGCACACGTCGACGGAACGCTACTCGTCGGTGCCGACGACGATTACGACAGTATCACCGAGGTCCCAATCACTCGGTTTCGGACCGAACCGGCGTAG